A single region of the Paludibacter jiangxiensis genome encodes:
- a CDS encoding YEATS-associated helix-containing protein produces the protein MENYLFNIFWITIAAGLLGGLINVLLLDNEKDLSRLKFFRSTIIGIGASFVVPLFLQTISSDLINQCKDDAKYYFIYAGFCLIASIFSRRFLNTVADRVIKQAEQAEKKAEQAVNIATDKGDKVQAFVDKNTEPDEEIEFTDLDIKTVESDLNDKVRDDVKGILSAIKKSKYTYRTAKGISKEINSEQKIVEMILEELEEQEMVKKFTNDETKKVLWTLTEKGNKFKIHD, from the coding sequence ATGGAAAACTACCTCTTTAACATATTTTGGATAACCATAGCCGCGGGACTATTGGGAGGTCTCATTAACGTTCTTCTTCTAGACAATGAAAAGGATTTAAGCCGGTTGAAATTTTTTAGAAGCACAATAATTGGAATAGGTGCGTCCTTCGTAGTTCCACTATTCCTCCAGACAATTTCAAGTGACTTAATAAATCAATGTAAAGACGATGCAAAATACTATTTTATATACGCAGGATTCTGTTTGATAGCTTCTATTTTCTCAAGACGATTTTTAAATACTGTTGCCGACAGAGTAATCAAACAAGCAGAACAAGCTGAGAAAAAGGCAGAACAAGCTGTAAATATTGCGACAGATAAAGGTGATAAAGTTCAAGCGTTTGTAGACAAGAACACTGAGCCTGACGAAGAAATTGAATTTACCGACTTAGACATTAAAACTGTTGAGTCCGACCTAAACGATAAAGTTAGAGATGACGTTAAAGGAATACTTTCAGCAATTAAAAAGAGTAAATACACATATAGAACAGCCAAAGGCATATCCAAGGAAATTAATTCGGAACAAAAAATTGTGGAGATGATTTTGGAAGAATTAGAAGAACAAGAAATGGTGAAAAAATTCACAAATGACGAAACCAAAAAGGTTCTTTGGACTCTAACTGAAAAGGGAAATAAATTTAAAATTCACGACTAA
- a CDS encoding VOC family protein, producing the protein MIRQLAHTCFFTDNVKGMRYFYEEILGLKVKFTLKNQAGIDFGYYFECGNGTFIEIFDKVMAIAEWGGNDTVLKHGSYFRHFCLEVVGLESFKKQIEAKKWEISAISVGKDNSKQAWISDADGNLIELMEYTNISFQLQK; encoded by the coding sequence ATGATAAGACAATTAGCACACACCTGTTTCTTTACCGACAATGTAAAAGGTATGCGATACTTTTACGAAGAAATTTTAGGCTTGAAAGTTAAGTTTACACTTAAAAATCAGGCCGGTATAGATTTCGGGTATTATTTCGAATGTGGTAACGGCACCTTTATTGAAATATTCGACAAAGTAATGGCTATCGCCGAATGGGGAGGTAACGATACTGTCCTTAAACATGGGAGCTATTTTCGCCATTTTTGTCTGGAAGTTGTCGGTCTGGAATCGTTCAAAAAGCAAATTGAAGCAAAAAAGTGGGAAATATCAGCTATTTCCGTGGGCAAAGACAATTCAAAACAAGCCTGGATTTCTGATGCCGATGGCAATCTGATAGAATTAATGGAGTATACCAATATCAGTTTCCAATTGCAAAAATAG
- a CDS encoding UDP-N-acetylmuramoyl-tripeptide--D-alanyl-D-alanine ligase — MDIEQLYQRFAVCTSVTTDSRNCPEGSLFVALKGESFDGNKFALSSLEKGCRYAVVDDPQYAIDGRFLLVNDCLEALQQLAKEHRLRLGTPIVGITGTNGKTTTKELIAAVLSKKYNTLFTQGNLNNHIGVPLTLLGLKPEHEMAVVEMGANHPGEIKTLANIACPDFGIITNVGKAHLEGFGSFEGVIRTKGELYDYIRENRGSLFVNLDNPILNDLSATITREGYALSSEEAVVKGRIISDGPFLKLAWKHSEEATEYPVNTNLIGEYNAENVLAAICIGSHFGVTPEEINEALETYQPTNNRSQFKKTDKNELIIDAYNANPTSMNASVTNFKHMHADKKAVILGDMFELGDQSEEEHAKIVALLKECGFDKVILVGERFGAIPSDFIKFAETASLMEYLEQNPINGYTVLVKGSHGMRLDKCVEQL; from the coding sequence ATGGATATTGAACAATTATACCAACGTTTTGCCGTGTGCACATCGGTAACTACCGACAGTCGCAATTGCCCCGAAGGGTCGCTGTTTGTTGCCCTGAAAGGGGAAAGTTTCGATGGCAATAAATTCGCCCTTTCATCGCTCGAAAAAGGGTGCCGTTATGCCGTGGTGGATGACCCGCAATATGCTATCGACGGACGTTTTCTTTTGGTGAACGATTGTCTGGAAGCCTTGCAGCAACTGGCAAAAGAGCATCGCCTCCGTCTGGGCACGCCCATTGTGGGTATTACCGGCACCAACGGAAAGACAACCACAAAAGAGCTCATCGCTGCAGTTCTCTCCAAAAAATACAATACGCTCTTTACGCAGGGCAATCTCAACAACCATATCGGAGTGCCCTTGACGTTGCTCGGGCTCAAACCCGAACACGAAATGGCTGTGGTGGAGATGGGGGCCAATCACCCCGGTGAAATCAAGACTTTGGCCAATATTGCCTGTCCTGATTTTGGCATCATCACCAATGTCGGCAAGGCCCACCTCGAAGGTTTCGGCTCGTTTGAAGGAGTGATCCGCACCAAAGGAGAACTCTACGATTATATCCGTGAAAACAGAGGCTCTCTGTTTGTCAACCTTGATAATCCCATTTTGAACGACCTTTCTGCAACAATTACTCGCGAGGGTTATGCGCTTTCGTCCGAAGAGGCCGTTGTAAAGGGGCGCATTATCTCCGACGGGCCTTTCCTGAAACTGGCCTGGAAGCATAGCGAAGAAGCGACCGAATACCCGGTGAATACGAACCTGATTGGTGAGTACAATGCCGAAAATGTGCTGGCGGCCATCTGCATCGGTTCGCATTTCGGGGTTACTCCCGAAGAGATCAATGAGGCTCTTGAAACTTACCAGCCTACCAATAACCGTTCTCAGTTCAAAAAGACAGACAAAAACGAACTGATTATCGATGCTTACAATGCCAATCCCACCAGCATGAATGCTTCGGTGACAAATTTCAAACACATGCACGCCGATAAGAAAGCCGTCATTCTTGGCGATATGTTCGAACTTGGCGACCAGTCGGAAGAAGAGCATGCAAAAATCGTAGCTTTATTGAAAGAGTGCGGTTTCGACAAGGTTATTCTTGTGGGCGAACGCTTTGGAGCCATTCCATCGGATTTTATAAAGTTTGCCGAAACGGCTTCACTGATGGAATACCTGGAACAAAATCCGATAAACGGTTATACTGTCCTTGTGAAAGGGTCTCACGGCATGCGTCTCGATAAATGCGTCGAGCAATTATAA
- a CDS encoding O-methyltransferase — protein MKEMDVIEEYILQHMDPEDELLSRLFRETHLTQINPRMASGHIQGRILTMLCRMLKPKRILELGTFTGYSALCMAEALPDDGELHTVEMDDEMEPFIMKYFRQSPHGGKIKLHIGDTLQVIPTLTGTFDLVFMDADKRQYVEDYEAVLPLVPSGGFIFADNTLWSGKVLHEPASGDKQTAGIRRFNDYIAADTRVEKVILPIRDGMTILMKK, from the coding sequence TTGAAAGAAATGGACGTTATCGAAGAATATATCCTTCAACATATGGATCCCGAAGATGAGTTGTTGTCACGGCTGTTTCGTGAAACTCACCTGACGCAAATCAACCCCCGAATGGCCTCGGGACACATACAGGGACGTATACTCACCATGTTGTGTCGTATGCTGAAACCGAAACGTATTCTGGAACTGGGTACTTTTACCGGCTATTCGGCATTGTGTATGGCCGAAGCTCTGCCGGATGACGGAGAACTGCATACCGTGGAAATGGACGATGAAATGGAGCCGTTTATCATGAAATATTTCAGGCAGTCTCCGCATGGAGGTAAAATAAAACTTCACATCGGCGACACACTTCAGGTGATTCCAACGTTAACGGGAACTTTTGATCTGGTGTTTATGGATGCCGATAAGCGGCAATATGTGGAAGACTATGAAGCCGTTTTGCCCCTGGTACCTTCGGGCGGCTTTATTTTTGCCGATAACACCCTTTGGAGCGGCAAAGTGCTTCACGAGCCCGCTTCGGGTGATAAACAGACAGCCGGAATACGCCGGTTCAACGATTATATAGCAGCCGATACGAGAGTGGAAAAAGTAATTCTCCCGATTCGTGACGGAATGACCATACTGATGAAAAAATGA
- a CDS encoding FecCD family ABC transporter permease — translation MSRNLILFTILILLCLILTLADIAFGSVSVSPGNLWQAFVHPQADSLYTNIVFDFRLPKALTAILCGASLSVAGLLMQTLFRNPLAGPDVLGISSGASMGVALYVMAASWWSASLLQSSWGMVGAAVIGALLVLMLTLGVATRIRQSVTLLIVGLMFASVAGAVVSILQNFSNPDAVKLFVVWTFGSLSAVTWTQMELLLPIIVLGLIFAFFLQKSLNAMLLGDHYARGLGIPVTAIRVMIILITGVLAGTITAFAGPIAFIGVAVPHLARGIFGTSNHRIAIPATILCGAALLLLCDVISQQTTYPLPLNAVSALFGAPMIIWIVLKQR, via the coding sequence ATGTCCCGCAACCTGATATTGTTTACTATCCTGATTCTCCTTTGCCTGATTCTGACGCTGGCCGATATTGCATTTGGCAGTGTTTCGGTGTCTCCCGGCAACCTGTGGCAGGCATTTGTGCATCCACAGGCGGATTCGCTGTACACCAATATCGTTTTTGATTTTCGTCTTCCCAAAGCTTTGACCGCAATCCTTTGCGGAGCTTCCCTCTCTGTAGCAGGCTTGCTTATGCAGACTCTTTTTCGTAATCCGCTGGCAGGGCCCGATGTACTCGGAATCAGTTCAGGTGCCAGTATGGGTGTTGCCCTTTACGTGATGGCGGCATCGTGGTGGTCAGCTTCTTTGCTGCAAAGCAGTTGGGGGATGGTAGGTGCCGCTGTGATCGGAGCCTTGCTGGTGTTAATGCTTACATTGGGGGTCGCTACGCGTATCCGACAGTCGGTCACCTTGCTGATTGTCGGTTTGATGTTTGCCAGCGTGGCGGGAGCGGTAGTCAGTATTTTGCAGAATTTCAGTAATCCCGATGCGGTAAAACTCTTTGTGGTGTGGACTTTCGGAAGTTTGAGCGCCGTTACCTGGACCCAAATGGAACTTTTATTGCCGATCATAGTATTGGGTTTGATTTTTGCGTTCTTCCTGCAAAAAAGTCTCAATGCAATGTTACTTGGAGATCATTATGCCCGCGGACTGGGTATTCCGGTTACGGCTATCAGGGTGATGATTATTCTGATAACAGGCGTTTTGGCTGGAACAATCACCGCGTTTGCAGGTCCGATAGCATTTATCGGAGTGGCAGTTCCCCACCTTGCAAGAGGAATATTCGGAACATCCAATCACCGGATTGCCATACCGGCAACGATATTGTGCGGTGCCGCGCTGTTATTGCTTTGTGATGTTATTTCGCAACAAACCACATATCCCTTGCCACTGAATGCCGTTAGTGCGCTGTTTGGTGCTCCTATGATTATCTGGATTGTTTTAAAGCAACGATAA
- a CDS encoding ABC transporter ATP-binding protein — MELTETTYSPLRTSNLAIGYSRGSRLNVVQQHLDLELLSGEMVCMIGPNGCGKSTLLRTLAGLQRPITGSILVDGKNMETLSAQDRAESLALTLTDRVEVDKMSVYEIVAMGRYPYTNRFGRLTEEDRTIVAEALAQVHLEEKAQRYISELSDGERQRAMIAKVLAQSTPLLFFDEPTAHLDLPNRVSIMLLLAQLAKTTGKSILLSTHELELAMQVADKLWLMSDRGVQVGTTDQLIADGSFENVFRSNQFSFNAETGRFIINKPS; from the coding sequence ATGGAATTGACAGAAACTACATATTCTCCTCTCCGCACCAGTAACCTTGCCATCGGATATAGCCGTGGAAGCCGCCTTAACGTGGTTCAGCAGCATCTCGATCTGGAGCTTTTATCCGGTGAAATGGTGTGTATGATCGGGCCGAATGGTTGTGGAAAGTCTACCTTGTTGCGAACGTTGGCCGGACTCCAACGTCCGATTACCGGATCGATACTGGTGGATGGCAAAAATATGGAAACGCTTTCCGCGCAGGATCGTGCTGAGTCGTTGGCCCTGACGCTGACCGACAGAGTGGAGGTGGATAAGATGTCAGTTTATGAGATTGTTGCGATGGGCAGGTATCCATACACCAACCGTTTTGGAAGACTTACGGAAGAAGATAGAACGATTGTTGCCGAAGCGCTTGCCCAGGTTCATCTGGAAGAAAAGGCGCAACGTTATATCAGCGAGTTGTCGGATGGCGAACGTCAGAGGGCGATGATTGCCAAAGTGCTTGCTCAGTCCACGCCATTGCTCTTTTTTGATGAACCCACCGCTCATCTCGACCTCCCTAATCGGGTATCGATAATGCTGCTGTTGGCTCAACTTGCCAAAACAACCGGCAAATCGATACTTTTATCCACACACGAACTTGAACTGGCGATGCAGGTGGCCGACAAACTTTGGCTGATGAGTGATCGTGGCGTGCAGGTAGGAACTACCGACCAGCTAATTGCTGACGGAAGCTTCGAAAACGTATTCAGAAGCAATCAGTTTTCTTTCAATGCCGAAACCGGACGGTTTATTATTAATAAGCCTTCCTGA
- a CDS encoding LptF/LptG family permease — MKVPSVANIISTIQQLYAKLPKSGKEFKQELLELRNIKKIDRYIIGKFIGTYFFSIILIISIVIVIDTSEKMDNFYDHHAPLKAIIFSYYLNFIPYFINLFSPLFTFIAVIFFTSKLAENTEIIAILSSGVSFKRMMYPYFLSALIIALLTFILSGYIIPPANQVRLKFEATYVKPVMNDNAHNIQMQVDKGVVAYIERYEEPTNAGCRFSLDKFEGKTLVSRMTADSICWKSGYHWTAKNYLIRDFKGLKEDIRRGAKMDTVIKMQPADFFLTSREAPQMTNGALAGYISRQKNRGVGNTGAFQVEYYRRFANPLAAFILTLIGVSLSSRKVRGGIGLQIGIGIALSALYILFNTVSATFAANGSLPPMLAVWLPNIIFMIIGVSLYVRARQ, encoded by the coding sequence ATGAAGGTTCCCTCTGTCGCAAACATCATATCCACCATTCAACAACTCTACGCCAAACTGCCCAAATCGGGAAAAGAGTTTAAGCAAGAGCTGTTGGAACTTCGTAATATCAAGAAAATCGATAGATATATTATTGGTAAATTTATCGGCACCTATTTCTTTTCCATAATCCTGATTATTAGCATCGTTATCGTTATTGATACCAGCGAGAAAATGGATAACTTTTACGATCACCATGCGCCTTTGAAAGCCATTATTTTCAGCTATTACCTCAACTTCATCCCTTATTTCATCAACCTTTTCAGTCCGCTGTTCACATTTATAGCGGTTATCTTTTTTACTTCAAAACTGGCTGAAAACACCGAAATCATCGCCATTTTGTCGAGTGGAGTCAGTTTCAAAAGGATGATGTACCCTTATTTTCTTTCAGCATTAATCATTGCCTTGCTTACCTTTATTCTGAGCGGATACATTATTCCTCCGGCCAATCAGGTGCGGCTAAAATTTGAAGCGACGTATGTAAAACCGGTAATGAACGACAACGCGCACAACATTCAGATGCAGGTAGACAAAGGCGTTGTGGCCTATATAGAACGATATGAGGAACCGACGAATGCAGGATGTCGTTTTTCGCTCGATAAATTTGAAGGAAAAACGCTTGTATCACGTATGACAGCCGACAGCATCTGTTGGAAATCGGGATACCATTGGACTGCCAAGAATTATCTTATCAGAGACTTCAAGGGTTTGAAAGAGGATATCCGGCGTGGTGCAAAAATGGACACTGTGATCAAAATGCAGCCAGCCGACTTTTTCCTCACATCGCGCGAAGCTCCTCAAATGACCAATGGTGCGCTTGCAGGATATATCAGTCGCCAGAAAAACAGAGGTGTAGGGAATACCGGCGCCTTTCAGGTGGAATATTACCGGCGCTTTGCCAATCCTTTGGCGGCATTTATCCTGACGCTGATCGGAGTGTCGCTTTCATCGAGAAAAGTTCGGGGTGGAATAGGTCTGCAAATTGGTATCGGAATTGCGCTCAGTGCTCTCTATATCCTTTTCAACACCGTTTCGGCAACCTTTGCTGCCAACGGCAGTTTACCTCCAATGTTAGCCGTTTGGCTTCCCAATATTATCTTCATGATAATTGGCGTTTCTTTATACGTCAGAGCAAGACAATAA
- a CDS encoding MBL fold metallo-hydrolase codes for MKIAKIEAGFFQCDGGAIFGVVPKRVWQKRYPCDDDNFCKLAMRLLLIDTGKKKILIDSGTGDKQLQYLKYYGFQGVIDFDTELEKLGYRCSDITDVVMTHLHFDHCGGNTRFNNDKTGYELTFPNADVWVGKDQWENFLNPNVREGDSYFKENMMPVADAGKLKLVETDTRICDEVLVKIMNGHTAGQLVPYVFTSNETFVYVGDVIPMAANLPLAWVSAFDTFPITSMQDKEQLLAEAATKNQILFFEHDAYTECCRVELVNNKYRIKESFSLSSVTI; via the coding sequence ATGAAGATTGCTAAAATAGAAGCAGGTTTTTTTCAATGCGATGGCGGAGCAATTTTTGGAGTGGTCCCAAAACGCGTCTGGCAAAAACGTTACCCCTGCGACGACGATAATTTTTGCAAGCTTGCTATGCGCTTGTTATTGATTGATACAGGCAAAAAAAAGATTCTTATTGACAGCGGAACAGGAGATAAACAGCTGCAATATCTCAAATATTACGGATTTCAGGGTGTAATCGATTTTGACACCGAGCTTGAAAAGCTGGGTTACCGCTGTTCGGATATCACGGATGTGGTGATGACGCACCTGCATTTCGATCACTGCGGGGGTAATACCCGTTTTAACAACGATAAAACCGGCTACGAACTGACATTCCCCAATGCCGATGTTTGGGTGGGAAAAGATCAATGGGAAAATTTTCTGAATCCTAACGTTCGTGAAGGCGATTCTTATTTCAAAGAAAATATGATGCCTGTAGCCGATGCCGGAAAGTTGAAACTTGTTGAAACTGACACCCGGATTTGCGATGAGGTACTGGTAAAAATAATGAACGGACATACCGCCGGTCAGCTGGTGCCCTATGTTTTCACTTCCAACGAAACTTTCGTCTATGTTGGAGATGTTATCCCGATGGCAGCAAATCTTCCGCTGGCATGGGTATCGGCGTTCGATACGTTCCCTATCACTTCTATGCAGGACAAGGAACAGTTGTTGGCTGAAGCGGCAACCAAAAATCAGATCCTGTTTTTCGAGCATGACGCCTACACTGAGTGCTGCCGTGTTGAATTAGTTAACAACAAATATCGCATCAAAGAAAGTTTCAGTCTCTCATCAGTCACTATATAA
- a CDS encoding UDP-N-acetylmuramate--L-alanine ligase, producing the protein MKRLHFIAIGGAAMHNLAIAVSKKPDHVVTGSDDEIFEPSRSRLEAAGLLPPQIGWFPEKITKELTAVIVGMHARADNPELLRAKELGIDVYSFPEYLYHQTRKKIRVVVGGSHGKTTTTAIILHVLKKLNRAADYMVGAQIEGFDTMVKFSYDSQLAVFEGDEYLTSPIDPRPKFHLYRPHIALLTGIAWDHINVFPTFENYVEQFKIFTDQIERDGRLIYFEGDEQLREIAEKVRPDIVTIPYNTPEYVIEHGVTSIIYKGEKYPLCVFGEHNLQNIQGARMVCKQLGVKETEFLQAIADFGGASNRLQKVAETAVSVAFKDFAHSPSKLRATVSAVKEQYSDRQVVACMELHTFSSLQENFLPQYKGCMDKADVAYVYFNPEVIEHKRLQPITVDQVKEAFGREDLVVFTDAGQLVARLREINFEGKALLMMSSGNFSGLDIIAFEKELLGA; encoded by the coding sequence ATGAAGCGTCTTCACTTTATTGCAATTGGCGGAGCGGCAATGCACAATTTAGCTATTGCTGTCAGCAAAAAACCGGATCATGTGGTTACCGGCTCCGACGACGAAATCTTCGAACCTTCCAGAAGCAGGCTTGAGGCTGCAGGACTTTTACCTCCTCAGATCGGATGGTTTCCTGAAAAAATCACTAAAGAGTTGACTGCTGTCATTGTTGGAATGCATGCCCGTGCGGATAATCCCGAATTACTCAGGGCAAAAGAGCTGGGCATCGATGTTTACTCTTTCCCCGAATATCTTTATCACCAAACCAGAAAAAAAATACGTGTTGTAGTTGGCGGTAGTCATGGCAAAACCACGACGACGGCTATTATTCTGCACGTACTTAAAAAGCTGAATCGTGCTGCCGATTATATGGTAGGAGCGCAGATTGAAGGCTTTGATACAATGGTGAAATTTTCGTATGATTCTCAACTGGCTGTTTTCGAAGGTGACGAATACCTTACATCTCCCATTGACCCGCGTCCAAAGTTTCATCTTTATCGTCCGCATATTGCTTTGCTTACCGGCATAGCATGGGATCATATCAACGTGTTCCCTACGTTTGAAAATTACGTAGAACAGTTTAAGATTTTCACCGATCAAATTGAGCGTGACGGTCGTCTTATCTATTTTGAAGGCGACGAACAACTGCGCGAAATAGCAGAAAAAGTGCGCCCCGATATCGTAACTATTCCGTACAATACGCCGGAATATGTGATTGAGCATGGCGTTACAAGCATCATCTACAAGGGCGAGAAATATCCCTTGTGTGTATTTGGAGAACACAACCTTCAGAATATTCAGGGAGCCAGGATGGTATGTAAGCAGCTTGGTGTAAAAGAAACCGAGTTCCTTCAGGCAATTGCCGATTTCGGAGGTGCATCCAATCGGTTGCAGAAAGTAGCGGAGACAGCCGTTTCCGTGGCATTTAAAGATTTTGCTCATTCTCCATCAAAACTCAGGGCAACCGTCAGTGCGGTAAAGGAACAATATTCCGACCGTCAGGTGGTGGCTTGTATGGAGTTGCATACATTTAGCAGCCTTCAGGAGAATTTTCTTCCTCAATATAAAGGCTGTATGGATAAAGCAGATGTGGCTTATGTCTACTTTAATCCCGAAGTAATTGAACATAAACGCTTGCAACCGATTACGGTCGATCAGGTAAAAGAAGCATTCGGAAGAGAAGATCTGGTGGTGTTTACAGATGCAGGCCAACTGGTAGCCCGTCTGCGGGAAATCAATTTTGAAGGGAAAGCATTGCTGATGATGTCGTCGGGCAACTTTTCCGGGCTTGATATTATAGCTTTTGAGAAAGAGCTTTTGGGAGCTTAA